A region of Nerophis lumbriciformis linkage group LG26, RoL_Nlum_v2.1, whole genome shotgun sequence DNA encodes the following proteins:
- the LOC133623588 gene encoding trace amine-associated receptor 1-like has product MAPEVTFNRTAAIHPCYEVDMYDAPSKTGSSGCVLLDIFLCLISVIITCGNLLIIISVVYFKQLHTPTNYLILSLAVADLLVGVLLFPLSIEFTLSYCVYQEEVICKVRSSVDVTLSTASILHLCCISIDRYHAVCKPLTYRTTLTVQVVAVMILLSWTLSLLVAVGFVVAEFNYAKCGEECYVDILTANILGVICSFYIPVIIMICIYAKIFLVAQNQARSIQNTNYLSRTPGANVSKMERKATKTLTIVMSVFLICWTPFFIYICVQLLKQVPMAVGEGLTWLALSNSMLNPFIYAFFYSWFQSAFKILILGKVFQGNFSRTRLN; this is encoded by the coding sequence ATGGCACCAGAGGTCACCTTCAACAGAACTGCTGCCATACATCCTTGTTATGAAGTCGATATGTATGATGCACCGTCAAAAACAGGTTCCTCCGGGTGTGTGCTTCTGGACATATTTCTTTGCCTAATATCCGTCATCATAACATGTGGAAACCTCCTCATAATCATCTCTGTGGTGTACTTCAAGCAGCTCCACACTCCCACTAACTATCTCATTCTCTCTCTGGCAGTGGCCGACTTACTTGTCGGTGTTTTATTGTTCCCTCTCAGCATTGAATTCACCCTCAGTTACTGTGTCTACCAAGAAGAAGTGATTTGCAAAGTGCGGAGCAGCGTCGACGTGACCCTGAGCACTGCTTCTATTCTACATTTATGCTGTATTTCCATAGATCGGTATCACGCGGTGTGCAAACCTCTGACTTACAGAACCACGCTCACTGTCCAAGTGGTCGCGGTCATGATCCTGCTCAGTTGGACTCTTTCACTTCTCGTCGCCGTCGGTTTTGTGGTGGCGGAATTCAACTACGCAAAGTGTGGAGAAGAATGTTACGTTGATATTTTGACCGCAAATATCTTAGGAGTCATTTGCTCCTTCTATATACCTGTGATCATAATGATATGCATCTATGCAAAGATCTTCCTTGTAGCACAGAACCAGGCTCGCAGCATCCAAAACACCAACTATCTGAGTAGAACACCAGGAGCAAATGTCAGTAAGATGGAGAGAAAGGCCACAAAGACTCTGACTATAGTTATGAGTGTTTTCCTCATCTGCTGGACTCCtttctttatttatatttgtgtacAGCTTTTGAAGCAGGTACCGATGGCAGTTGGTGAAGGACTTACCTGGCTGGCTCTGTCAAATTCTATGCTCAATCCTTTCATTTATGCTTTCTTTTACAGCTGGTTCCAGTCGGCTTTTAAAATCCTTATATTAGGTAAAGTATTTCAAGGCAATTTTTCTAGAACCAGACTTAACTGA
- the LOC133623587 gene encoding trace amine-associated receptor 1-like: MEEEMTVNKTDVLDDIHPCYTLDNTTYIFASHPSVACLALYVFLGFLSLCTACGNLLVIIAVVCFRQLHSPTNYLILSLAVADLLVGILVFPFSMSFTVFSCWHHEGLLCKIRGTFDVTLSTASILNLCCISVDRYHAVCQPLTYRSKISHRVVGAMVLLSWGLSALIGIGVTVAGFNQGKCEGTCLMDALISIILGCIFSFDIPVIIMLSIYLRIFLVAQKQVRVIHNSKPGGVSKMERKATKTLATVMGVFILCWTPYFVYITFQPFTFRITPVAVIETLNWLTLSNSMLNPFIYAFFYSWFRTAFKLIMTGKIFQAGFANTKLF; this comes from the coding sequence ATGGAAGAGGAGATGACTGTCAACAAGACCGACGTTTTAGATGACATCCACCCCTGCTACACATTAGATAATACAACTTACATATTTGCAAGTCATCCTTCAGTTGCGTGCCTTGCTTTGTATGTTTTTCTTGGCTTTTTGTCACTCTGCACCGCATGCGGGAACCTTCTCGTAATAATCGCTGTCGTTTGTTTCCGACAGCTACACAGTCCGACTAACTACCTCATTCTGTCTTTAGCTGTGGCCGACCTGCTCGTCGGGATTCTAGTTTTTCCTTTCAGTATGTCTTTCACCGTGTTCTCCTGCTGGCATCACGAAGGCCTGTTGTGTAAAATACGAGGTACTTTTGACGTCACGCTGAGCACGGCGTCCATTCTGAACCTGTGCTGCATTTCTGTCGACAGATACCACGCGGTGTGCCAGCCCCTGACGTACAGGAGCAAAATCAGCCACCGTGTTGTTGGTGCTATGGTCCTGCTAAGCTGGGGGCTTTCTGCACTGATAGGGATCGGAGTCACGGTTGCGGGATTTAATCAAGGCAAATGTGAAGGCACCTGTTTAATGGACGCATTGATATCAATCATTTTGGGGTGCATATTTTCCTTTGACATTCCAGTCATCATCATGCTCAGCATCTACTTGAGAATATTTCTCGTGGCACAGAAACAAGTACGTGTTATCCACAACTCAAAACCAGGAGGCGTCAGTAAGATGGAGAGGAAGGCGACCAAAACATTGGCTACAGTGATGGGAGTTTTTATTCTATGTTGGACGCCGTACTTTGTTTATATCACCTTTCAGCCTTTCACTTTTCGTATCACGCCCGTTGCTGTGATAGAGACACTAAACTGGCTGACCCTCTCCAATTCCATGCTTAACCCCTTCATCTATGCTTTCTTTTACAGCTGGTTTAGAACAGCTTTTAAACTCATCATGACCGGGAAAATATTTCAGGCCGGTTTTGCTAACACCAAACTCTTTTAA
- the LOC133623487 gene encoding trace amine-associated receptor 1-like — MAPEGKNNTTEVTISCQPNFTCDLLRIFPYLIAVVIICGNLLIIMSVIYFKQLHTPTNYLILSLAVSDLLVGLLIIPLSREFSKDYCKTHGGLVCRAQQCFKVTLTTASILNLMCISIDRYYAVCKPLLYKTTITVSVVVFMILLSWSSSFLLSVGFVFATLHYAKCGEECYIYVFMVNVSGPILTFYIPMIIILCIYAKIFFVAQKQARSIQNRTYPSRTPGATVRKMESKATKTLAIVISAFLLCCSPFFIFIMISFISKVSVRFVGAEVLSWLVMSNSMLNPFIYAFFYSWYRSAFKKVISGKICRSDCSDTRLE, encoded by the coding sequence ATGGCACCAGAAGGCAAAAACAACACAACTGAAGTCACAATTTCCTGTCAACCAAACTTTACCTGCGATTTACTGAGAATATTCCCTTACTTGATAGCTGTTGTCATCATATGTGGAAACCTCCTGATTATCATGTCTGTCATTTATTTCAAACAGCTTCACACTCCTACTAACTATCTCATTCTCTCCCTGGCTGTGTCGGACTTACTTGTGGGTCTTTTAATCATTCCTCTCAGCAGAGAATTCAGTAAGGATTACTGTAAGACCCATGGAGGTTTGGTTTGTAGAGCGCAACAATGCTTTAAAGTAACACTGACCACAGCTTCTATTCTGAATTTAATGTGTATTTCCATAGACAGATACTACGCAGTGTGTAAACCTCTGCTGTATAAAACTACAATCACTGTTAGTGTCGTTGTGTTCATGATCTTGTTGAGTTGGAGTTCTTCATTTCTACTGTCTGTTGGTTTTGTGTTTGCAACCTTACACTATGCAAAATGCGGAGAAGAATgttatatttatgtttttatggTGAATGTTTCAGGGCCCATTTTAACCTTTTACATTCCTATGATCATAATCCTATGCATATACGCAAAGATCTTCTTTGTAGCACAGAAACAGGCACGCAGCATCCAAAACAGAACCTATCCCAGCAGGACGCCaggagcaactgtcagaaagatgGAGAGCAAGGCCACTAAAACTCTGGCTATAGTTATTAGCGCCTTCTTACTCTGTTGTAGTCCTTTCTTTATATTCATTATGATATCTTTTATCAGCAAGGTGTCAGTGAGATTTGTGGGAGCTGAAGTTCTTTCCTGGCTGGTAATGTCAAATTCAATGCTCAACCCTTTTATTTATGCGTTCTTTTACAGCTGGTACAGGTCTGCCTTTAAAAAAGTTATATCTGGAAAAATATGTCGAAGTGATTGTTCAGACACCAGACTTGAATAA
- the LOC133623586 gene encoding trace amine-associated receptor 1-like — protein MEEEMTVNKTNVLDDIHPCYTLDNTTYIFASHPSVACLALYVFLGFLSLCTVCGNLLVIIAVVCFRQLHSPTNYLILSLAVADLLVGILVFPFSMSFTVFSCWHHEGLLCKIRGTFDVTLSTASILNLCCISVDRYHAVCQPLTYRSKISHRVVGAMVLLSWGLSALIGIGVTVAGFNQGKCEGSCLMDALISTTLACIFSFYIPVIIMLSIYLRIFLVAQRQVRVIHNSKPGGVSKMERKATKTLATVMGVFILCWTPYFVCIIFQPFTFRITPVAVIETLNWLTLSNSMLNPFIYAFFYSWFRTAFKLIMTGKIFQASFANTKLF, from the coding sequence ATGGAAGAGGAGATGACTGTCAACAAGACCAACGTTTTAGATGACATCCACCCCTGCTACACATTAGATAATACAACTTACATATTTGCAAGTCATCCTTCAGTTGCGTGCCTTGCTTTGTATGTTTTTCTTGGCTTTTTGTCACTCTGCACCGTATGCGGGAACCTTCTCGTAATAATCGCCGTCGTTTGTTTCCGACAGCTACACAGTCCGACTAACTACCTCATTCTGTCTTTAGCTGTGGCCGACCTGCTCGTCGGGATTCTAGTTTTTCCTTTCAGTATGTCTTTCACCGTGTTCTCCTGCTGGCATCACGAAGGCCTGTTGTGTAAAATACGAGGTACTTTTGACGTCACGCTGAGCACGGCGTCCATTCTGAACCTGTGCTGCATTTCTGTCGACAGATACCACGCAGTGTGCCAGCCCCTGACGTACAGGAGCAAAATCAGCCACCGTGTTGTTGGTGCTATGGTCCTGCTAAGCTGGGGGCTTTCTGCACTGATAGGGATCGGAGTCACGGTTGCGGGATTTAATCAAGGCAAATGTGAAGGCAGCTGTTTAATGGACGCATTGATATCAACCACTCTAGCGTGCATATTTTCCTTTTACATTCCAGTCATCATCATGCTCAGCATCTACTTGAGAATATTTCTCGTGGCACAGAGGCAAGTACGCGTCATCCACAACTCAAAACCAGGAGGCGTCAGTAAGATGGAGAGGAAGGCGACCAAAACATTGGCTACAGTGATGGGAGTTTTTATTCTATGTTGGACGCCGTACTTTGTTTGTATCATCTTTCAGCCTTTCACTTTTCGTATCACGCCCGTTGCTGTGATAGAGACACTAAACTGGCTGACCCTCTCCAATTCCATGCTTAACCCTTTCATCTATGCTTTCTTTTACAGCTGGTTTAGAACAGCTTTTAAACTCATCATGACCGGGAAAATATTTCAGGCCAGTTTTGCTAACACCAAACTCTTTTAA